The proteins below come from a single Macaca fascicularis isolate 582-1 chromosome 9, T2T-MFA8v1.1 genomic window:
- the CALML3 gene encoding calmodulin-like protein 3 produces MADQLTEEQITEFKEAFSLFDKDGDGCITTRELGTVMRSLGQNPTEAELRDMMSEIDRDGNGTVDFPEFLGMMARKMKDTDNEEEIREAFRVFDKDGNGFVSAAELRHVMTRLGEKLSDEEVDEMIRAADTDGDGQVNYEEFVRVLVSK; encoded by the coding sequence ATGGCCGACCAGCTGACAGAAGAACAGATCACAGAATTCAAGGAGGCCTTCTCCCTGTTTGACAAGGACGGGGACGGCTGCATCACCACCCGCGAGCTGGGCACGGTCATGCGGTCCCTGGGCCAGAACCCCACGGAGGCCGAGCTGCGGGACATGATGAGCGAGATCGACCGGGACGGCAACGGCACCGTGGACTTCCCCGAGTTCCTGGGCATGATGGCCAGGAAGATGAAGGACACGGACAACGAGGAGGAGATCCGCGAGGCCTTCCGCGTGTTCGACAAGGACGGCAACGGCTTCGTCAGCGCCGCGGAGCTGCGACACGTCATGACCCGGCTGGGGGAGAAGCTGAGTGACGAGGAGGTGGACGAGATGATCCGGGCCGCGGACACGGATGGAGACGGACAGGTGAACTACGAGGAGTTCGTCCGTGTGCTGGTGTCCAAGTGA